TAAAATTTTCAAGCTCTCTGACATTCCCGGGCCAATCGAGTTTTTTCAGAGTCGACAGGAGTTCGTCGGAGATGCCGGAAATTTTTTTATTGTGCTGACGAGTGTATTTCGTCATGAAATGCGCAATCAACAGCGGGATATCCTCCTGTCGCTCTCTAAGGGGCGGAAGCTCTATCCTTATTACACTGAGACGATAGAACAAATCCTCACGAAAAAGTTTTTCTCTGACAAGCTGCTCGAGGTTGCGGTTTGTCGCTGCGATTATCCTTACATCCACAATTTTCGAGACCGAACTCCCAATCCTTCGGACCTCATGCTCTTGCAGCACTCTCAAAAGTTTCGGCTGAAGTTG
This sequence is a window from Candidatus Acidiferrales bacterium. Protein-coding genes within it:
- a CDS encoding sigma 54-interacting transcriptional regulator, whose translation is QLQPKLLRVLQEHEVRRIGSSVSKIVDVRIIAATNRNLEQLVREKLFREDLFYRLSVIRIELPPLRERQEDIPLLIAHFMTKYTRQHNKKISGISDELLSTLKKLDWPGNVRELENFIDRSIALATGRVLSLSDIELPTASPKDASSWSAHLPTNLSLNEVEAEYVKKVLKESNNNYGEASKILRVNKSTLYRKFGKPHK